In Rhizobium sp. ARZ01, a genomic segment contains:
- a CDS encoding energy transducer TonB codes for MVSSRVVWGTAIVFSLLTHAGAAAILTLAPEAGPETAQIVGGVVTEVAMLGSSAFEAIESGMSEEIEPSDEIEPKLFAPVPQVLAAIESQEIVPEQVMPEAGEIIPEMSEAIDVTGAAVEISAIPIPDIRPEITEKPPEVVKPPQAEAKKPAEKKPEKKAERNKKKAGEKGDSTRTERRGQIDGAADVKTASLGGQKKGNSSAAGNAAVSNYPGKVRNKINRVKRRVGGAGSGIVMVSFTVSASGDVSSVRVAASSGQPELDQAALDAVRRAAPFPDIPEDAGRSSWPFSVPIAFKR; via the coding sequence ATGGTCAGCAGCAGGGTCGTCTGGGGCACCGCTATCGTCTTTTCGCTGCTGACGCACGCAGGCGCGGCGGCGATTCTCACGCTTGCTCCAGAGGCTGGGCCGGAGACGGCGCAGATCGTAGGCGGCGTCGTGACCGAAGTGGCAATGCTCGGAAGCAGTGCTTTCGAGGCGATCGAGTCGGGTATGTCCGAGGAGATAGAGCCCAGCGACGAGATCGAACCCAAGCTATTTGCGCCCGTTCCGCAAGTGCTGGCGGCGATCGAGTCGCAGGAGATCGTTCCCGAACAGGTGATGCCGGAAGCAGGCGAAATCATTCCGGAAATGAGCGAGGCGATCGACGTCACCGGTGCAGCAGTCGAAATCTCCGCCATTCCGATTCCTGACATCAGGCCGGAGATCACGGAAAAGCCGCCCGAAGTCGTCAAGCCGCCTCAGGCTGAAGCGAAGAAGCCGGCCGAGAAAAAGCCGGAAAAGAAGGCCGAGCGGAATAAGAAGAAGGCCGGCGAAAAGGGCGATAGTACCCGGACGGAGCGGAGGGGGCAGATAGACGGGGCGGCCGACGTGAAAACCGCTTCACTCGGCGGCCAGAAGAAGGGGAATTCCTCGGCTGCCGGGAACGCGGCAGTCAGCAACTACCCGGGCAAGGTGCGCAACAAGATCAATCGCGTCAAGCGCCGCGTCGGAGGCGCAGGCAGCGGTATCGTGATGGTTAGTTTCACGGTTTCCGCGTCGGGCGATGTGAGCAGCGTCCGTGTCGCGGCCAGTTCGGGGCAGCCGGAACTCGATCAGGCCGCTCTCGATGCGGTGCGTCGGGCTGCTCCGTTCCCGGATATTCCGGAAGATGCCGGCCGTTCGAGCTGGCCATTCAGCGTGCCAATCGCTTTCAAGCGATAG
- a CDS encoding ABC transporter substrate-binding protein — MASRFSFFRPRSWELALTAFALSAPFLLPLGVSQPGFVTHAVAEEMQKVDTSRLVTIGGAITEIVYALGEEGRLIARDQTSLYPEAAMNLPDVGYMRALSPEGVLAVNPSAILSIEGSGPPDALAVLKNAGVPFETVAEGYDRAAILNKITDVGNFLGVPDKAKALADKVGADLDAAVADAAKRPADQRKRVLFILSFQDGKVMAAGAKTAADGILKLAGAVNATEEAFPGYKPMSDEAIVNAKPDVIMVMTRGGAHDTSDEKILAQPAIALTPAAATRSVVRMESLHLLGFGPRTASAIRELNERLYGKTDAAQ; from the coding sequence ATGGCAAGCCGCTTTTCGTTTTTCCGCCCGCGCTCGTGGGAACTGGCGCTGACAGCCTTTGCCCTGTCAGCCCCGTTCTTGCTGCCGCTCGGCGTCAGCCAGCCGGGCTTCGTTACGCACGCTGTCGCCGAGGAGATGCAGAAGGTCGACACCTCGCGGCTTGTGACGATTGGCGGCGCCATCACCGAGATCGTCTATGCTCTTGGGGAGGAAGGCCGGCTGATCGCTCGCGACCAGACCAGTCTCTATCCGGAAGCTGCCATGAACCTTCCGGATGTCGGCTACATGCGCGCGCTTTCACCTGAGGGCGTGCTGGCCGTCAATCCCAGCGCGATCCTTTCGATCGAAGGCAGCGGCCCGCCCGATGCGCTGGCCGTCCTGAAGAATGCCGGCGTACCGTTCGAGACCGTAGCCGAAGGTTACGATCGCGCGGCGATCCTGAACAAAATCACAGACGTTGGCAACTTTCTCGGCGTCCCGGACAAAGCGAAGGCGCTCGCGGACAAGGTGGGCGCGGACCTCGACGCGGCGGTCGCAGACGCGGCGAAGCGGCCGGCGGACCAACGCAAGCGCGTACTGTTCATCCTCAGCTTCCAGGACGGCAAGGTGATGGCTGCGGGTGCTAAGACTGCGGCTGATGGCATCCTGAAGCTTGCCGGCGCCGTAAATGCTACGGAAGAGGCTTTCCCCGGGTACAAGCCGATGTCCGACGAGGCGATCGTCAACGCCAAGCCCGACGTGATCATGGTCATGACCCGCGGCGGAGCGCACGACACCAGCGACGAGAAAATTCTGGCGCAACCGGCGATCGCCCTGACGCCGGCTGCCGCGACAAGATCCGTCGTTCGCATGGAAAGCCTGCACCTGCTCGGCTTCGGCCCCAGGACCGCATCGGCGATCCGCGAGTTGAACGAGCGGCTCTACGGCAAGACCGATGCCGCTCAGTGA
- a CDS encoding ChuX/HutX family heme-like substrate-binding protein, producing MTENHRPSPSEIRAYRAENPKLRERDIAAQLGISEAALVAAEVGITAVRIDGSANRLLERAETLGEVMVLTRNESAVHEKIGIYEKVTTGKHASIVLGEQIDLRIFPGAWAHGFAVTKKGERDEVRRSLQFFDAAGNAVQKVHLRPASNLEAYEAIVADFRLEDQSQEFVAAAGVVDAEETGPVDVPVLRENWSQMTDTHQFFGMLKKLKIGRQDAVRSVGEDFAWQVDRTSTEIMMRAAAEKDTDIMCFAGNHGAIQIHTGPVKNIQAMGPWINVMDPTFHLHLRQDHITECWVVRKPTKDGHVTSLEAYDAKGEMIIQFFGKRKEGMVELAEWRDILDILPRNARVAA from the coding sequence ATGACCGAAAATCATCGCCCTTCCCCTTCCGAAATCCGTGCATACCGCGCTGAAAATCCAAAGTTGCGCGAGCGCGATATCGCAGCCCAGCTCGGCATTTCAGAAGCCGCCCTTGTCGCGGCCGAAGTCGGCATCACCGCAGTTCGGATCGACGGCAGCGCCAATCGTCTGCTGGAGAGGGCGGAGACACTAGGCGAAGTGATGGTGCTCACCCGCAACGAAAGTGCTGTCCACGAGAAGATCGGCATCTACGAGAAGGTCACCACCGGCAAGCACGCCTCGATCGTCCTGGGCGAGCAAATCGATCTTCGGATTTTCCCCGGCGCATGGGCTCACGGGTTCGCCGTGACCAAGAAGGGTGAACGCGACGAAGTGCGCCGCAGCCTTCAGTTCTTCGACGCTGCCGGGAACGCCGTACAGAAGGTTCACCTGCGCCCGGCATCCAATCTGGAAGCCTACGAGGCCATCGTCGCTGATTTCCGCCTGGAGGATCAATCGCAGGAATTTGTGGCCGCCGCTGGCGTGGTCGATGCAGAAGAAACCGGTCCGGTCGACGTCCCGGTGCTGCGCGAGAACTGGAGCCAGATGACGGACACGCACCAGTTCTTCGGCATGCTGAAGAAACTGAAGATCGGCCGGCAGGACGCAGTCCGCAGCGTCGGTGAAGATTTTGCCTGGCAGGTAGACCGCACGTCGACCGAGATCATGATGCGTGCCGCAGCCGAAAAGGACACGGACATCATGTGCTTTGCCGGCAACCACGGCGCAATCCAGATCCATACGGGCCCCGTCAAGAACATTCAGGCGATGGGTCCGTGGATCAATGTAATGGATCCCACCTTCCACCTGCATCTGCGCCAAGACCACATCACCGAATGCTGGGTCGTTCGCAAGCCGACCAAGGATGGACATGTCACATCGCTCGAAGCCTATGACGCCAAGGGCGAGATGATCATCCAGTTCTTCGGCAAGCGGAAGGAAGGCATGGTCGAACTCGCGGAATGGCGTGACATTCTCGACATTCTGCCGCGCAACGCCCGCGTCGCCGCATAA
- a CDS encoding heme ABC transporter ATP-binding protein → MIRARNLSIHLAGKLIVDDLSLEARAGQLTAIVGPNGSGKTTTMKAIAGEIASTGDLTLNGRDMRKLVPWQLATRRAVLPQATTIAFPFTVREIVRMGLSRGPNRHAERAAAIAAQALAAVDLSGFEGRFYQELSGGEQQRVQLARVLTQIWEPVLDGEPCFLMLDEPVSSLDIRHQLAIMRLARSYCEQGGGVIAVMHDLNLTAMFADQMIMMRKGRAVVAGAPADVLTDETMEDVFGCRMRVSGLPEAGTPFILPQTAIG, encoded by the coding sequence ATGATCCGCGCCAGAAACCTTTCCATCCATCTTGCCGGCAAACTGATCGTCGACGATCTTTCGCTGGAGGCCAGGGCCGGCCAATTAACAGCGATCGTCGGCCCGAACGGCAGCGGCAAGACGACAACGATGAAGGCGATCGCTGGAGAAATCGCAAGCACCGGCGATCTGACCCTCAACGGTCGCGACATGCGGAAACTCGTGCCCTGGCAGCTGGCGACGCGGCGTGCCGTACTGCCGCAGGCAACCACCATCGCCTTTCCGTTTACCGTGCGCGAGATCGTACGCATGGGCCTCTCGAGGGGACCAAACCGCCACGCCGAGCGCGCCGCAGCGATCGCCGCTCAGGCCCTTGCCGCCGTCGATCTCTCCGGTTTCGAGGGGCGCTTCTATCAGGAGCTATCCGGCGGCGAGCAGCAGCGCGTCCAGCTTGCCAGAGTACTGACACAAATATGGGAGCCGGTCCTGGACGGAGAACCCTGCTTCCTCATGCTCGACGAGCCAGTCTCCAGCCTCGACATCCGCCACCAGCTGGCCATCATGCGCCTTGCCCGCAGCTATTGCGAGCAAGGTGGCGGCGTGATCGCCGTGATGCACGACCTCAACCTGACGGCGATGTTCGCCGACCAGATGATCATGATGAGGAAGGGCCGTGCCGTGGTCGCGGGCGCTCCCGCCGACGTTCTCACAGATGAAACCATGGAAGACGTCTTTGGTTGCAGAATGCGCGTCAGCGGCTTGCCTGAAGCGGGAACTCCGTTCATTCTGCCCCAGACTGCCATCGGCTGA
- a CDS encoding iron ABC transporter permease: protein MRAGTRHGILGSLRGLAEGDRAGLARLVIAVLAIVTVLALLASTATGASNASAFDVVASLIRGEPSTLLSARNRIIVFDIRLPRALLGLLIGAALAVSGAVMQGLFRNPLADPGLIGISSGAALGAVLMIVLGGLLPTVLLGFFGAFALPLAAFLGGLMTTLLLYRIATRHGQTSVATMLLAGIAIAALAGAVTGILIYVADDKQLRDVTFWNLGSLAGATWAKVLTAGPIILVSLTVLPFLARGLNAITLGEAAAFHMGVKVQKLKNIAIVSVAGAVGASVAVSGGIAFVGIVVPHILRMMIGPDHRYLLPASALLGGILMLAADMVARTIVAPAELPIGIITALAGAPFFLWVLLRGRASAGL, encoded by the coding sequence ATGCGGGCCGGCACGCGACACGGCATCCTCGGCAGCCTGCGGGGCTTGGCCGAGGGTGACCGCGCCGGTCTCGCTCGGCTGGTCATTGCCGTGCTGGCAATCGTGACGGTTCTCGCGCTTCTCGCATCGACGGCGACCGGCGCGTCCAATGCCTCGGCGTTCGACGTCGTCGCCTCGCTGATCCGTGGCGAACCGTCAACGCTGCTCAGCGCCCGTAACCGGATCATCGTCTTCGACATCCGTCTGCCTCGCGCTCTTCTCGGCCTGCTGATCGGAGCAGCGCTGGCCGTTTCGGGCGCAGTGATGCAGGGCCTGTTCCGCAATCCGCTGGCCGACCCGGGTCTGATCGGCATTTCATCGGGTGCCGCCCTCGGCGCGGTTTTGATGATCGTGCTTGGCGGGCTCTTGCCGACCGTCCTGCTCGGCTTCTTCGGCGCCTTTGCGCTGCCGCTTGCCGCCTTTCTCGGAGGCCTGATGACAACGCTGCTGCTCTACCGGATCGCGACGCGCCACGGCCAGACCTCTGTCGCGACGATGCTGCTCGCCGGGATTGCGATCGCCGCACTGGCCGGCGCCGTCACCGGCATCCTGATTTACGTGGCCGACGACAAGCAACTGCGTGACGTCACCTTCTGGAACCTCGGCTCGCTCGCGGGCGCGACCTGGGCAAAGGTTTTGACGGCGGGACCAATCATCCTGGTTTCGTTGACGGTGTTGCCGTTCCTCGCGCGCGGCCTGAACGCGATCACGCTCGGCGAGGCAGCGGCCTTCCACATGGGCGTAAAGGTGCAGAAGCTGAAGAACATTGCCATTGTCAGCGTGGCCGGTGCGGTCGGCGCGTCTGTGGCCGTAAGCGGCGGCATCGCCTTCGTTGGCATCGTCGTGCCGCATATCCTGCGCATGATGATCGGGCCAGATCACCGCTACCTGCTGCCGGCGTCAGCCCTGCTCGGCGGCATCCTGATGCTGGCCGCCGACATGGTGGCACGGACCATCGTTGCTCCCGCCGAGCTTCCGATCGGTATCATCACAGCTCTTGCCGGCGCGCCATTCTTCCTTTGGGTGCTGCTACGCGGCCGCGCCTCCGCCGGGCTGTAA